The Mustela erminea isolate mMusErm1 chromosome 10, mMusErm1.Pri, whole genome shotgun sequence genomic sequence CTCCCGGACGCAGCTGGATCTGAGTGCATCTGAGGCAGCGTATCTGAGTGGTCCTTGGTGGTGTGGTTTGTGTGGGCCCAGACCTCTGACCTTTCTAGGCTTCACTTTTCCCGTCTGTACGAACATAGGGGTAGAGGCAGGGGTTCAAGGAGATGAGCTTTTCTGATGCCATTTTTAGGTTTACCAGTGTGTTCCGAATGTAGTTCGTTGTTAAAGAGAAAAGTGCCTTGCTATTGTTCTGACTCATGCCGGGGATGCCCAGGGTGTTCTGTGAGTTTTTCTTGGGCGTCTTGGGAAGTCCAGGGGACCCTGGAatgaggtggggggcaggtgcaGCCCGTACCACCTGGCAGATGTAGGGGAGGGCGGAGTCCCGCTGGGGCCTTGAGCAGCCACAAAGGCAACAGGAAACAAAGCCACCCACATCGGTGTTTCCTCGCCCCGCCCCATAGCTCCAGACCCCCCTGTCAGTTGCTGTGAGGAAAGGGATTGGGGCCTTGCTGTCCTGGTGAAAACAGGAGGTTTTGTAAGGGCTACGCTCCAGGGGATGACGGACTTGGGAGCTAGATCCCTTCAAAGACCCACAACAGGCCCCGGCCTGGCCCCTTCCAGCatcccacctgccctccagcctTTCTGTTCTGGTGTCTGTTGTGGCTGTCCCCACTGCCCCCTGAAGCTTAGGCACACCTGTGTGTGCAACACATTTTTCAGAAGAGGGGGCCCAAATGTCTGTCAGCTTCTCAGAGGGGTGTGTGGCCCACAAATAGTGGCACAGGCCAAGGTCTGCCGCATATGTGTTCTGTCCAGCAGTTGTCCCAACattcctccctaccccccaacagCCATGCGTCCCTACCCCAACCCCCGCTTCCTGATGGTGCGGATGGGTGGGAAAAGTCAGCCCCTCCTCTTGCCAagtgacctggggcaagtcatttttcatctctgtggaCCTGTTTCCTCATGTGTCAAATGGAGATAAATGACTCCTGCGTCATAGCCTCTAGGTTGGCCTGAGGCCCGTTGGCACAAGGCAAGAATTGGTAACAATAACCCCCACGGCAGAGGGCCTGCTCCGAGCGGGCCCTCTCACGGTCACCTTCCTGGACCCACGTAGGAGGGGAGGCTGTGGTGCACAGCTTTTCATGTcttgaccaaggtcacatagGTAGAAGCtgaagagctgggatttgaacccagaggaTCCCCAGAGCTGACACGGGTGTGGAGCTGGAACAGATCCCACCCCTGCTCCATTAAGAGCAGCCATTAGCCTTCTCTAACCTGTGGTCTCCTCATGTGAAGAATGGGGGCGAGCACAGCCCCTACAGCATAAGGGTTGGTAGGACAAGAGGGGCACGAGAGGTCTGGAGCCCCTAGCCCAAGTGAGGAATCAACAGAAGACGGCGGTTCTGCAGGGCAGttgttcttctccctcttcccccgcAGCGAGGTGGCCACTGACGGAGATGCCAAGGCCACCGCTCAGCCAGCCGGGGCCATGGAAGTCAGGGCTGCTGGAGCGTGCAGCTGCCCAAAGAGAGGCTCATGACTGTTTATCCTCTTTGCCAGGGGACTCACTGGCGCCCCCCGAGGTGGACTTTGACAGGCTGCTGGCCAGCCTGAAGGATCTCAGTGAGCTGGTGGTAGACGGTGACACCCAGGTGACACCAATGCCTGGTGGAGCACGGCTCCATGTCCTTGAGCCCATCCCACTGAAGCTCTATCGGAATGGCCTCATGATGTTCGATGGGCCCTTCCGGCCCTTCCGTGACCCCTCCACACAGGTAGGtgttgtggggaggggagacaggccaCTCTGGTGGCCTTGCCCTGCCTTCCCTGACCATTAGCTGGAGATGGGGGCGGGGCAGCTCAACCTACCCTCCATAGGTACCCAAGTCCACGTGCAACTTGCAGACtgtgcccccaacccccaccccccccaagtcCTGGAGCCCTGAGAACATCCAGAGTGTGATCCACTGGGTAAatccagggcccagggctggctgtccagaggggaagcagagcaTGGGGCACGGCACTGGTCCAGCTGGGCCTCACTCTTTCAATCCCTGCCGCAGCGCTGCCTCAGAGACCTGCtggatggcttctttccttcagAGCTCCAGCGGCTGTACCCCAATGGGGTTCCCTTTAAGGTGATGGGCTGCTCCTCACACCACCCTGTGTGAGGagtttggagggggtgggggcgtcCCCTAGTCTGAGGTGGGAAGCCACTCTCCCCCCGCAGGGAGCCCTAGTCTGATGACCTCTGGGAGGAGGGTGAGCCTCAGCCTGGTGGAGAGGGGAGTAGGGAGCCTGCAGGGGTCTCAGTTGCTCCCTCAGCGAGGGCGCAGGCTGGAGGCTAAGCAGCAGGCAGTGCCCCCTGCTGGCACCCTGGAGGCACAGCCTTCAGCCTTGCAGGgccactgcccctccccagcatCCAAGATACCTTGATGGCTCCGGGTTCCCGAGGTTCTATGCAAACGTGGCCTGGTTTGCCCTGGAGGCTCCTGAAGCCATCTGTTGGTTGTGGAAGGCAGTGCTATGGGGGACAAACGTTGGGACTAAAGGACAGGGCATGTGCCAGCCCCCTGCTGGCAGGGGTGGGTGAGGGTGAGACAAGGGGTGTGGTGGtgggagcatggggaggggggtgcggTGTGTCACTGCACAGTGAGGGTACGCGAGGGCGTGTGCGCCGCCACCACCTGGGCTTGGAAAACCGTGAGTCATGACTGGGGGTGTTTGAGGCAGTCCATGCCAAGGCGGGGCTTTGCCCTCTCCTAACACTGTGGTGCCTTGTTTCCTGGCTGGCTCCCGAGAGGGGCTCTCTGGGAGGATGGCAGTACCGCAGCTCCAGCCGGCATGCTTGCAGAAGCTGGGCCCAGGTTGGGGACAGTAGCATGAACTACAGCTCTCTGCTCTCTTGGGGGCCTcagtttatctgtaaaatggggattgcTTCAGACTGTCCCTTGAGCCTAttactggggggagggtgtggtgGGGGCTGGTGTGGGGAGGCCTCTGTTTGGGCAAGAGTAGGGTGGAGCCCAGGGCTGAAGGTCTAGGCCCACCGCTGCCCACCCTTCTTGCCAGGTGAGTGATCTGCGCAATCAGGTCTACCCAGAGAATGGGCTGGACCCATTCCCAGGTGAGGGCCGCGTGGTGGGCCGTCAGAGGATTCACAAGCTGCCGGACAGGATGGAGCACCCAGGTTAGCTTGGACTTGaggctgagcctggtggtgggacaCGGTGTGGGATGATCTCCGGGTAGCCTCCTCCACCATCATCCATTCCTcacagcccctccccaggccaaGGCTCCCAATGCACTCCCTGCAGGCTCCAAGATGACTCCTGAGAAGTTTCTGAACAGGCTCCCCAAGTTTGTGATCCGGCAAGGCGAAGTGGTTGACATCCGGGGACCCATCCGAGACACCCTGCAGGTGAGGCCAGCCCTAGCTCCCCCAGCCTTCTTAGGCTCCCTGGACCAACCTGCCCGAGAAGAGGCTTGTCTGGAGATTCGGGCTCACGGGCTGCTGAGGAGGGCCTGGACGGAGAGATGAGGCTCTCAGGGCAGTTTCACTGTCTCCTGAAAACAGTGTGGGGAGGGCTCTGGGCTGGCACCCAGAGAGGGGCTGGACTGGCAGCCTTGTGGCTATGAGGCGGAAAGCCAAAGTCCAGGCCAGGCATGAGCCCAAGGACTAGGCCACCTCTTCGACGTCCAGTCCGGAATATCCAAATCAGTCCTGGATTCCCCTTCCCGGTCCTTAGAACACAtcatcctccctcccccctccccgtccTGCTGCTCCTCCCGCATCTCCACCTGTGAAAGGtaccaaacctcagtttcctacCACTCTACCTCCTCCAAGTCCTGTTTGATCTGTCCATCTCTAGCACACCTCCCAAAtccatctcttctctcctttccctctgcccaccttcctAGCCTTAGCCCCCGAATGGCCGTCTCAGACACCTGTGGTAGCTTCTCGCTGACCTGTCACCCCCACTCCTGCCTtgcctgctgccctcccccagcagtctgtgtgtgtgtgagaacataAATTGGATCTGGGCTTTCCCTGTTGAAACCCTCCAGTGGTTCTTGGAAAAGGCCAAGCTCTCATCCCGGCACTCAAGGCCCACCATCCCTTGCCGGTCCCCTTGCCCTgtctaactttttctttcttccagctcAACCTGATTCTCAGCTTCAGCCACGTGAACGGCTAACACTTTCTCAAACGTATCATCTCCCAGAGAAGGCTTCTCTGACCAGGGCTTCTTTCCCTGCATTCCATTTCTGCGGCCTCCTCATCCTTAGTCATGGCTTAGGGTGAAGGGAAGGCCTTCCCTGACCCACGCTGGGTTAGGCCTCCAGCCCAGTCATCGTGTGGGGTTCTGTCTCCCCCACTAGCCTGAGGGAACTTAAGGCTTCTTAGGGGAATGATGGGGCTGCGTCCcaaagctttccttccatttcctcccCCTTTAGCTCACTGGTCTCATCCACCCTTGTCCAGGAGAAGTCCCCTCTAAGGGTTGGGGGGAAAGCTGTCTCTGGCAGTACCCAGGACTCTGTCTCCTTTCATCGATACCTTCCAGAACTGCTGCCCATGGCCGGCCCAGGTCCAAGAGATCGTGGTGGAGACACCAGCCTTGGCTGCTGAGCGTGAGAGGTGAGGGCAGAGTGAGGAGGTGAGGAACTTGGGGTTGGGCCACCAGGGGGCACTGATGGCCTTTAGGCCCACAGGAGCCAGGAGTCACCCGAGTCACCAGCACCTCTGCTCTCCATGCTGCGCATCAAGTCTGAGAACGGTGAGAAGGCCTTCCTGCTGATGATGCGGCCCGAGGACACTGTTGGTGATGTGCGCACCCTGCTTGCAAAGGCCAGGTGGGTATGGGGCAGGGCTGGCAGCTACAGGGGTCTCTGGGCCCAGGACTCAGTCTGATCCATTCTGCCCCGTCCCCAGGGCCGTGGACACCACCAGCTTCGAGATCATCAGTACCTTCCCACCCACGGTCTACAGCGACAACACAGTCACACTGCAGGCCGCGGGCCTGGTGCCCAACGCAGCACTGCTGCTTCGCACAAGCCGGGCCCCGCCGCCGGCTCCAGGCCCCAGCTCCAAATAAAGAGCCTGCTCCCACACAGGCTGCTCCATGAGGCTCTCTTGGCCAGGCAGACCCGCTGGGCGCCAGGGAAGGCCCGGGGCCCAGctaggctggggcggggggcggtacCGACCCGCCCCCTCTGTAACATGAGCCCCAGCTGGCAGGCCTGGCTGCTGGGTCTTTGTCCTCTAggttcctctttcttcccagAAGGGCTAAGCAGATCCAGTGGAGGGAAGGCGGGCTCCAGCTCAGCCTCGGCAGGCTAGAAGAATCTCCTGTGCAAGTGTGCCAGCGGGCGGATCCCTGTGCGCAGATGGGGACACTTCCTCAACACTCTGCACAAAGCCTCTGCACTCTGCACTGTCCCCAAACTGGGTGAACCCACTTCCATGAGACATGCACTCAGGGCCAGTTTGTTGGAGCCCTGGTCAGCGGCCACATGGCACAGCCACATTACCAGCTGGCACACAGATGTGCCACACTCACCAAGTCAGGTGTGTCAGGACACCATCCCTTGCGTGTGAATCAGGAGGTGACCCACCCACACTGGTTCCAGAAACACAGGTCTGCATGGGTATGCATGTGCCAGACATACACCCACAGACATGCACAATCACACACACGGGTGCCACACGGGAGACCACTCAGGTGAGCTGCCCTCAGGAGCACAGGCTCAGCACCGTCCCGTCTACCAGCCTCGCTCAGAGCAAGAGCCCAGGTCATATCAAACAGACATGCTGTCAGTGGAATGGGACATTTAATTGTCTCTAGGGTGCTCCCAGGACAGGGAATGCGGGGCCTTTGGCAGAGCCCTGGCTAATGGAACCAGCAAAGGCACCCATCAGCCAGGGCCAGGCAGGGTGGCAGCCTCAGGGCCTGGCTGAGGACAGCCAGCACTTGGGCTGTTGCTTAAGACAATTTCTGAAACTAGTGGGTAAGGAATGTTGCCTTTgaacagggaggggaggagaaggggcttGGGTTGGGGGGAAAGATTCCAAGGTCAGAAGGTTTTAGGATAACAGGGAGTTGGTCATAAGGTCCTTCATGGCCGGGCGGTGGCTGGGGGGCATGTGGTGACGGGAGTCCAGCGGGCTCAGGCCAGCTTCAGGAACTCCTGCAGTGTGTTTTGTTCCACAGCCTCCACGAAGAGCTCATAGTcctaggggaggggaggggagaggcggtCACCTGAGTGCTGGCATTTTGTCTCAGGTCTGACTCTGACTTCTGACTCAGAAGTCCTCCTACacttccccactcccagcccccgGGGCCCATACCCCACAGTACTGGTCCCCGTTGACAATCTGGGGTGGGGTGGCCTTGGGGTTGCCCGCCAGGGCTCGCATCTCATCCCGCAGGGCGTTGTCCTGGGAGATGTCCACTAGCTGGTACTGGATGCGCTTCCCATCCAGGATGCGGGTCACCTCGCTCTGCTGGGACTTGATCTGGGGGTAGAGGGCGGGCAGGGGTTAGTGAGCAGACTGGAGGGCTGACGAGGGAACCCCGGGCAGAAAGAAAGCGGCTGTGGCCAGTAGTTTTTGTCCCCCTCCACAGCGTTCTGGCCACTAGGGAGTTAGGACGATGAGTCAGGCTTGCGGTGGTGCAGGAGAAGAGGGACCACCATGCGGAGGAGAGTTAGACGAAGAAGGGAAGTGGGATAaagttcgggggggggggggcgggggagagaggagCTCAGCGAGGGGAAGGCAAGGCACGCCTGGGTGGAGGCTGGTAAGGGGCCACCCCCGCCCAGGTACGCACAAATTGGAGGAGACGAAGGGCACCATCAGGACGTGATGGGGTGGTAGTGGGGTTGCAGGGAGTGCGTGTGGGAGCAACGGGATGGGCGTGGGCAGCTCGTGCTGGGGCTGCTAAGGCTCCAGGATGCCCAAAAGAGGGGTTCGAGTCTGGAGCCCACCTCGGGACCGGACCCCAGAGGCCGAGCCTCGCACCTCgtcacccccccacacccccgtcCTGCCCCCGCCCTGGGGGTGGGTCTCGGGAGCCGGGGGCCGTAGCGCCCAGACTGCGCCGGCCGCCAGCGCGGCCCAGGCGTGCACTCACTTCGCGGGAGCCGGTGACGGACGTGCTGTAGACGCGCAGGCCGCTCATGCTGCGGGTGGACGGGCAAGCCGACAGGCGGACGGACGGCTGTAGCGGGAGCTGCACGGCCTAAAGACGACGCCGCGGCGCTCGGGAGCGGTTTCCTTCCTGCTCAGCCCGCGAGTCACCGCTCTCGGGACCAATGGGCGGCACGGGTAGGCGTGCGGCCGGGGCGGAGCCTGCGCGACCCCGCCCTGCGCGCcgctgtccccctcccctcccccttcagtGGCCGGGCTTGCCAAAGACCCCAGGGCTCAGCGAGGCCCCCCCCTACGGCTTTCCACAGATCTGGGGCTCAGTGTGAGGCTGGGGAGTAGCCTGGGTGGCCGGAAAGGCCAGGGAAGGGAGGGTGAGGGTGTGCAAAGGCGCCTCCTCAGCCTCCCCCGAGCTAGCTGCACCCAGCCATCCACCGCTTGGTGCCACGATAGCGCAGCCCAGCTCAGAGCTTTGAAGGCTTGGGGCGTTTTGGAACGTACAGTGCCTTGGCTAGGGGACCTCACTCTAAGGAACCCCCTCCCACAGTCCCCAGGGTGACACTCACACCTGGGTAACCCCGTGGCACACCAAAACAGGGAcagcacctcccctccccccccaggaGATTTCCCCCAAAGTTCCTCTCTACTCAGGCAGGTTTAGACAAGGAAGGGTGGTGGCCAGAGACAGGGCCACACCCTCAAGGCACCAGATGGAGGCCAAGGTAAGAGGCTGCTAGCTCTAGAAAgggtggaggcagaggctggCCAGCACTCCTGAGAGCCTGGCCCACCCTCGTGAAATACCCACAGATGATCTTAGGGAGGCCCTAGCTCAACCTCAACTCCAGATGGCATTCTAAAGCTGCTCCTGCTCCCAGAAAAAATGGGAAGGGGTTCAGACAGAGCAGACTCTAGCAACCAGTCCAAATCTGGAGgcttggctggctgg encodes the following:
- the UBXN11 gene encoding UBX domain-containing protein 11 isoform X6, yielding MGSPLASLGKTRRVPLQSEPVNPARRGIKIYGDEDEADVLNNGLGPEEKIAVPSCYGGIGAPVSRQVPVFRDSELVATLTKKMRDLERQVRSQTDELLSKNPQVCLSLLVLLLQDRKIRALEEMVQNLQEHQGQVRTQQQQDLETTCLRLQRQVEEMERFLGDYGLQWVGESADQEGSDNQADSEDGKRDWMTAKKFWKPGDSLAPPEVDFDRLLASLKDLSELVVDGDTQVTPMPGGARLHVLEPIPLKLYRNGLMMFDGPFRPFRDPSTQRCLRDLLDGFFPSELQRLYPNGVPFKVSDLRNQVYPENGLDPFPGEGRVVGRQRIHKLPDRMEHPAPPQAKAPNALPAGSKMTPEKFLNRLPKFVIRQGEVVDIRGPIRDTLQNCCPWPAQVQEIVVETPALAAERERSQESPESPAPLLSMLRIKSENGEKAFLLMMRPEDTVGDVRTLLAKARAVDTTSFEIISTFPPTVYSDNTVTLQAAGLVPNAALLLRTSRAPPPAPGPSSK
- the UBXN11 gene encoding UBX domain-containing protein 11 isoform X7 — encoded protein: MGSPLASLGKTRRVPLQSEPVNPARRGIKIYGDEDEADVLNNGLGPEEKIAVPSCYGGIGAPVSRQVPVFRDSELVATLTKKMRDLERQVRSQTDELLSKNPQVCLSLLVLLLQDRKIRALEEMVQNLQEHQGQVRTQQQQDLETTCLRLQRQVEEMERFLGDYGLQWVGESADQEGSDNQADSEDGKRDWMTAKKFWKPGDSLAPPEVDFDRLLASLKDLSELVVDGDTQVTPMPGGARLHVLEPIPLKLYRNGLMMFDGPFRPFRDPSTQRCLRDLLDGFFPSELQRLYPNGVPFKVSDLRNQVYPENGLDPFPGEGRVVGRQRIHKLPDRMEHPGSKMTPEKFLNRLPKFVIRQGEVVDIRGPIRDTLQNCCPWPAQVQEIVVETPALAAERERSQESPESPAPLLSMLRIKSENGEKAFLLMMRPEDTVGDVRTLLAKARAVDTTSFEIISTFPPTVYSDNTVTLQAAGLVPNAALLLRTSRAPPPAPGPSSK
- the UBXN11 gene encoding UBX domain-containing protein 11 isoform X10, with amino-acid sequence MGSPLASLGKTRRVPLQSEPVNPARRGIKIYGDEDEADVLNNGLGPEEKIAVPSCYGGIGAPVSRQVPVFRDSELVATLTKKMRDLERQVRSQTDELLSKNPQVCLSLLVLLLQDRKIRALEEMVQNLQEHQGQVRTQQQQDLETTCLRLQRQVEEMERFLGDYGLQWVGESADQEGSDNQADSEDGKRDWMTAKKFWKPGDSLAPPEVDFDRLLASLKDLSELVVDGDTQVTPMPGGARLHVLEPIPLKLYRNGLMMFDGPFRPFRDPSTQRCLRDLLDGFFPSELQRLYPNGVPFKVSDLRNQVYPENGLDPFPGEGRVVGRQRIHKLPDRMEHPAPPQAKAPNALPAGSKMTPEKFLNRLPKFVIRQGEVVDIRGPIRDTLQNCCPWPAQVQEIVVETPALAAERESLRTVRRPSC
- the UBXN11 gene encoding UBX domain-containing protein 11 isoform X8, giving the protein MGSPLASLGKTRRVPLQSEPVNPARRGIKIYGDEDEADVLNNGLGPEEKIAVPSCYGGIGAPVSRQVPVFRDSELVATLTKKMRDLERQVRSQTDELLSKDRKIRALEEMVQNLQEHQGQVRTQQQQDLETTCLRLQRQVEEMERFLGDYGLQWVGESADQEGSDNQADSEDGKRDWMTAKKFWKPGDSLAPPEVDFDRLLASLKDLSELVVDGDTQVTPMPGGARLHVLEPIPLKLYRNGLMMFDGPFRPFRDPSTQRCLRDLLDGFFPSELQRLYPNGVPFKVSDLRNQVYPENGLDPFPGEGRVVGRQRIHKLPDRMEHPGSKMTPEKFLNRLPKFVIRQGEVVDIRGPIRDTLQNCCPWPAQVQEIVVETPALAAERERSQESPESPAPLLSMLRIKSENGEKAFLLMMRPEDTVGDVRTLLAKARAVDTTSFEIISTFPPTVYSDNTVTLQAAGLVPNAALLLRTSRAPPPAPGPSSK
- the UBXN11 gene encoding UBX domain-containing protein 11 isoform X3 → MGSPLASLGKTRRVPLQSEPVNPARRGIKIYGDEDEADVLNNGLGPEEKIAVPSCYGGIGAPVSRQVPVFRDSELVATLTKKMRDLERQVRSQTDELLSKVCLSLLVLLLQDRKIRALEEMVQNLQEHQGQVRTQQQQDLETTCLRLQRQVEEMERFLGDYGLQWVGESADQEGSDNQADSEDGKRDWMTAKKFWKPGDSLAPPEVDFDRLLASLKDLSELVVDGDTQVTPMPGGARLHVLEPIPLKLYRNGLMMFDGPFRPFRDPSTQRCLRDLLDGFFPSELQRLYPNGVPFKVSDLRNQVYPENGLDPFPGEGRVVGRQRIHKLPDRMEHPAPPQAKAPNALPAGSKMTPEKFLNRLPKFVIRQGEVVDIRGPIRDTLQNCCPWPAQVQEIVVETPALAAERERSQESPESPAPLLSMLRIKSENGEKAFLLMMRPEDTVGDGRGHHQLRDHQYLPTHGLQRQHSHTAGRGPGAQRSTAASHKPGPAAGSRPQLQIKSLLPHRLLHEALLARQTRWAPGKARGPARLGRGAVPTRPLCNMSPSWQAWLLGLCPLGSSFFPEGLSRSSGGKAGSSSASAG
- the UBXN11 gene encoding UBX domain-containing protein 11 isoform X1, producing MGSPLASLGKTRRVPLQSEPVNPARRGIKIYGDEDEADVLNNGLGPEEKIAVPSCYGGIGAPVSRQVPVFRDSELVATLTKKMRDLERQVRSQTDELLSKNPQVCLSLLVLLLQDRKIRALEEMVQNLQEHQGQVRTQQQQDLETTCLRLQRQVEEMERFLGDYGLQWVGESADQEGSDNQADSEDGKRDWMTAKKFWKPGDSLAPPEVDFDRLLASLKDLSELVVDGDTQVTPMPGGARLHVLEPIPLKLYRNGLMMFDGPFRPFRDPSTQRCLRDLLDGFFPSELQRLYPNGVPFKVSDLRNQVYPENGLDPFPGEGRVVGRQRIHKLPDRMEHPAPPQAKAPNALPAGSKMTPEKFLNRLPKFVIRQGEVVDIRGPIRDTLQNCCPWPAQVQEIVVETPALAAERERSQESPESPAPLLSMLRIKSENGEKAFLLMMRPEDTVGDGRGHHQLRDHQYLPTHGLQRQHSHTAGRGPGAQRSTAASHKPGPAAGSRPQLQIKSLLPHRLLHEALLARQTRWAPGKARGPARLGRGAVPTRPLCNMSPSWQAWLLGLCPLGSSFFPEGLSRSSGGKAGSSSASAG
- the UBXN11 gene encoding UBX domain-containing protein 11 isoform X4; translation: MGSPLASLGKTRRVPLQSEPVNPARRGIKIYGDEDEADVLNNGLGPEEKIAVPSCYGGIGAPVSRQVPVFRDSELVATLTKKMRDLERQVRSQTDELLSKNPQVCLSLLVLLLQDRKIRALEEMVQNLQEHQGQVRTQQQQDLETTCLRLQRQVEEMERFLGDYGLQWVGESADQEGSDNQADSEDGKRDWMTAKKFWKPGDSLAPPEVDFDRLLASLKDLSELVVDGDTQVTPMPGGARLHVLEPIPLKLYRNGLMMFDGPFRPFRDPSTQRCLRDLLDGFFPSELQRLYPNGVPFKVSDLRNQVYPENGLDPFPGEGRVVGRQRIHKLPDRMEHPGSKMTPEKFLNRLPKFVIRQGEVVDIRGPIRDTLQNCCPWPAQVQEIVVETPALAAERERSQESPESPAPLLSMLRIKSENGEKAFLLMMRPEDTVGDGRGHHQLRDHQYLPTHGLQRQHSHTAGRGPGAQRSTAASHKPGPAAGSRPQLQIKSLLPHRLLHEALLARQTRWAPGKARGPARLGRGAVPTRPLCNMSPSWQAWLLGLCPLGSSFFPEGLSRSSGGKAGSSSASAG
- the UBXN11 gene encoding UBX domain-containing protein 11 isoform X2 — its product is MGSPLASLGKTRRVPLQSEPVNPARGIKIYGDEDEADVLNNGLGPEEKIAVPSCYGGIGAPVSRQVPVFRDSELVATLTKKMRDLERQVRSQTDELLSKNPQVCLSLLVLLLQDRKIRALEEMVQNLQEHQGQVRTQQQQDLETTCLRLQRQVEEMERFLGDYGLQWVGESADQEGSDNQADSEDGKRDWMTAKKFWKPGDSLAPPEVDFDRLLASLKDLSELVVDGDTQVTPMPGGARLHVLEPIPLKLYRNGLMMFDGPFRPFRDPSTQRCLRDLLDGFFPSELQRLYPNGVPFKVSDLRNQVYPENGLDPFPGEGRVVGRQRIHKLPDRMEHPAPPQAKAPNALPAGSKMTPEKFLNRLPKFVIRQGEVVDIRGPIRDTLQNCCPWPAQVQEIVVETPALAAERERSQESPESPAPLLSMLRIKSENGEKAFLLMMRPEDTVGDGRGHHQLRDHQYLPTHGLQRQHSHTAGRGPGAQRSTAASHKPGPAAGSRPQLQIKSLLPHRLLHEALLARQTRWAPGKARGPARLGRGAVPTRPLCNMSPSWQAWLLGLCPLGSSFFPEGLSRSSGGKAGSSSASAG
- the UBXN11 gene encoding UBX domain-containing protein 11 isoform X5, with protein sequence MGSPLASLGKTRRVPLQSEPVNPARRGIKIYGDEDEADVLNNGLGPEEKIAVPSCYGGIGAPVSRQVPVFRDSELVATLTKKMRDLERQVRSQTDELLSKDRKIRALEEMVQNLQEHQGQVRTQQQQDLETTCLRLQRQVEEMERFLGDYGLQWVGESADQEGSDNQADSEDGKRDWMTAKKFWKPGDSLAPPEVDFDRLLASLKDLSELVVDGDTQVTPMPGGARLHVLEPIPLKLYRNGLMMFDGPFRPFRDPSTQRCLRDLLDGFFPSELQRLYPNGVPFKVSDLRNQVYPENGLDPFPGEGRVVGRQRIHKLPDRMEHPAPPQAKAPNALPAGSKMTPEKFLNRLPKFVIRQGEVVDIRGPIRDTLQNCCPWPAQVQEIVVETPALAAERERSQESPESPAPLLSMLRIKSENGEKAFLLMMRPEDTVGDGRGHHQLRDHQYLPTHGLQRQHSHTAGRGPGAQRSTAASHKPGPAAGSRPQLQIKSLLPHRLLHEALLARQTRWAPGKARGPARLGRGAVPTRPLCNMSPSWQAWLLGLCPLGSSFFPEGLSRSSGGKAGSSSASAG
- the UBXN11 gene encoding UBX domain-containing protein 11 isoform X9, which codes for MGSPLASLGKTRRVPLQSEPVNPARRGIKIYGDEDEADVLNNGLGPEEKIAVPSCYGGIGAPVSRQVPVFRDSELVATLTKKMRDLERQVRSQTDELLSKNPQVCLSLLVLLLQDRKIRALEEMVQNLQEHQGQVRTQQQQDLETTCLRLQRQVEEMERFLGDYGLQWVGESADQEGSDNQADSEDGKRDWMTAKKFWKPGSKMTPEKFLNRLPKFVIRQGEVVDIRGPIRDTLQNCCPWPAQVQEIVVETPALAAERERSQESPESPAPLLSMLRIKSENGEKAFLLMMRPEDTVGDGRGHHQLRDHQYLPTHGLQRQHSHTAGRGPGAQRSTAASHKPGPAAGSRPQLQIKSLLPHRLLHEALLARQTRWAPGKARGPARLGRGAVPTRPLCNMSPSWQAWLLGLCPLGSSFFPEGLSRSSGGKAGSSSASAG
- the SH3BGRL3 gene encoding SH3 domain-binding glutamic acid-rich-like protein 3, which codes for MSGLRVYSTSVTGSREIKSQQSEVTRILDGKRIQYQLVDISQDNALRDEMRALAGNPKATPPQIVNGDQYCGDYELFVEAVEQNTLQEFLKLA